The genomic region TGTGCTCTGCCTTACGCGGGAGGCAGCGGATCGATCCGGCCGAACTGGCTGCCGGAAGGATGGGAGGAAGAAACCATCGTTGGTCGGCTGGGGGTCAGCAGGCCCAGATGCGCGCATTGTCTCCTTCTGCACCAGGTCTCTTTTTCCAACTCCTTCCTTTTGATTTTCTGGGTGTTATTTGGTCAAATTGGGGGTGGTTTTAGCTTCCCCTAATCCAGTGCGAACCAAGGCGCCCATCGCCTGTCGCCCATGCCCATCCTCCTCGGCTCGTTATCGTCTCTGTTAGGCAGGTGAGAGATCATGCTTCCTCTCCGGGTCTCTccgcaataaaataaaataatattgGAGAGTCGCATGGTTTTCAGCGGAGTTGACTTGTAGCTCCGCATGCACTTTCCTAATTCATCCTACACGGCGCCATTGATTTCTGCTGGTTTTCTATAACTCCATCGGGAAAATGATTGCATAGTTCGTGGATGTGAATTTCCTGAACAAGTCTCACTGTTGGATTTAGCTGCAGCCTGCTTGGTTGGAAGGAAATGAAATAGGCACAACACATGAAATCATTAACTGGTGTGTTTGTGAGAAAGCACGCAATCGCATTATCTTTTGTTTGGCTGCATGTAGTCTCACTAAAAGAGAAGAAATGATTGTTCATTACGTTCACTGGTTGTAATAACAAGTACCACGTACTCACTTCTGTTTCTTAATGTAGCCTCCAATGATCAGCACCCTTCGTTCTGCTTCATATGTATCCTAGGAGGTTGCATATGGAGCTAGGCTGAAGTTtgattcgtttcttggttggaaaCAAATCAGTTATACCATGCTGATTATGAGATTAAATAAATAGCCAGGCTGAGGTCTCACCGGCCAGCCTGTCAATTTGTTTGTTTTGTTAGGCTGATACGGACAATAACAAACAAAAAGACACCGGAATAGGTGATAGATCACACCACCTCTTCATCTCTTCTGCATATTTCACTCTTGATGCATTTCTGCATGTTCATTTGCTATTTTGCTCCAGGTTAGTTGCAACAACTTCAGGCTGATCTTTGTTTACGCATTTTCTGTATTCCTGTCTTGAGCTGCCTATCTATACATCTAGGATATTCTATATAGCCATAATAGATTTTCTTGTGACTACCTATGTACCAATTTTGTGTCTACATAGAGCTTGCTGTCTGATATAACCTTAATGTTACTGTATTGCATGCTAATGTTTGCACACAGGGCAAACAATTGCTATTAGGAAGGTTCTTCGGGATAAGCAGTACAAGAACCGCGAGCTTAATGTCGTAGCTCTGAAGCATTGTTTCTTTTCTACAACTGAGAAGGATGAAATTTTGCTGAACTTGGTCTCGAGTATGTACATCCCATTACCGCACTACCTCCTTAAGTCTTGAGTGGTGGCGCTGTCGTAATCTTTGCAAATACTCTGATGACCAGGTGGTGATCGATGGCTCATGGCTCTCCCTAGTGGTTTGGTAGCGGGACGGAATAGGGCGGTGGAGGTGAGGCAGCAGAGAGCGGGTGCTGGCCATGCTCGCCAGGCCATCCGCGATGCATCGAATATGTTAGCAGGTTTGCACTGCGCTCATGATGATCATATGTTTGTTAAAATGCATTTCCTTCTCAGTTTTTATGTTTAATTTTTTGAGCTGTAGTTAATATATAAATTTATAAACTGAGATGTGGAGATCGCAATATTGATCTAAGTTCAGTTCAGTCTATTACGTGATCTGAGTTTGTTATCCATGATTTCCCTCATTTCTTTGTTATGGGCCTTATGGCACATGTTCATTAATTGATTATAGTCTACTTCAGGTTTTTTTTTGTGCATTTAGTTCTAGGTTGTTCTGATCTGAGCAAGTGGCGCCTAGCTTTTCATTGATTTCTTAGAATTGTTCATTATCTCGAGCCATACCTGATACTGAATCTGAACGTTTCCATCTCCGGTACCATGGCACGACATTGTGGCAGTATCttgcggaagaagaagaggacgacaatgGCTTACAGATGAAGATGACAGTGCCAACTTGCAGTGTAACAGGCTCACAATGCCGCCATGGATACTCTCCCGCACTAGCTATTCAGGTATACTAGATCGTCGccggcgcgcgttgctgcgcccgtcaaTTTTGACATTATAATATTAGTGATTGATGATTATATCTAAATGTACTAATTTAATCATCATATAATCACACATTATATTTAACATGCTCACACCTATGAATTGTGTTGTTTGACCCGAAATTTAACTGACGGTGTGTGCGTTTGTGCATGTTTATTTTTTCACGAGCATGTTAGTTATTGGTGGAACAAATATTTTAAGTTGATTATTATGCCCCTAGGAATGTGTTAGATGTTAAGAAGGTTGGCAATAGTATGATTTTGTATAAGAATACTCCCTTCTTTTGGGTTTATTGGGCGCTCTTTACTTCATTGACAATATATTTGTATACTTTCAACCATTCCTGCATTAAGCATTTTCTAAAGATCAGACGTTACACTTATACTATTGTACAACACATCAAGATTCAGACCATAACATAATGAACCTACACTGATTTTAATTGAATAGAAATTGAGGAATACGAGCATCCATATTGTGCAAATTACAGGCCGCTAACATTTTAATTTTATCCAAACTGATTCAACTTACTGCAATAGAACAATGGCACTAACATTTCATTTTCTATATAGAAGCAATTCAACTTACTGGCACTAATTAACCTTAGTAAAATT from Triticum aestivum cultivar Chinese Spring chromosome 4A, IWGSC CS RefSeq v2.1, whole genome shotgun sequence harbors:
- the LOC123088211 gene encoding uncharacterized protein; amino-acid sequence: MGGRNHRWSAGGQQAQMRALSPSAPGQTIAIRKVLRDKQYKNRELNVVALKHCFFSTTEKDEILLNLVSSGDRWLMALPSGLVAGRNRAVEVRQQRAGAGHARQAIRDASNMLAVSCGRRRGRQWLTDEDDSANLQCNRLTMPPWILSRTSYSGILDRRRRALLRPSILTL